Proteins encoded in a region of the Anopheles aquasalis chromosome 2, idAnoAquaMG_Q_19, whole genome shotgun sequence genome:
- the LOC126569126 gene encoding trypsin-like — protein sequence MYITGDFRCGGSLIGPFWVLTARHCVKDERMENIKVFVGADEAIRAQQLPVKQIYFHPELKNSEILDVALLKLPSPITYGPSVRCIEMIKSDALLVPGIPSVVSGYGDNESKDKTKEYTLKAATVTLLSTKSCQASYDYADPKYFFCAGFPQGLVDTCQGDSGGPLVLEGMLAGITIRGQGCAVAGKPGMYMKVTSVRPWIDKVLQNQTNVEEQRLCPEARKKIPTAVDVLNKTINYLIDELNEVRRINRLQQFSEP from the coding sequence ATGTACATTACTGGTGACTTCCGTTGTGGAGGCTCGCTGATCGGTCCGTTCTGGGTCTTAACAGCACGTCACTGTGTAAAGGAtgaacgaatggaaaacatcaaaGTTTTCGTAGGAGCTGACGAAGCCATCCGTGCACAGCAGTTACCGGTAAAGCAAATATACTTCCACCCGGAGCTCAAGAACTCAGAGATTTTGGACGTTGCACTTCTAAAGCTCCCGAGTCCTATAACGTACGGACCAAGTGTGCGCTGCATCGAGATGATCAAATCCGATGCGCTGCTCGTGCCCGGAATTCCGAGTGTAGTGTCTGGATACGGTGATAATGAGAGCAAGGATAAAACGAAAGAGTATACTCTCAAGGCAGCCACAGTTACTCTGCTGTCTACAAAGAGCTGTCAAGCATCGTACGATTATGCAGATCCGAAATACTTTTTTTGTGCTGGCTTTCCGCAAGGTCTAGTGGACACTTGTCAAGGGGACTCTGGTGGACCGCTCGTGCTAGAAGGCATGCTAGCAGGAATTACAATTCGAGGCCAGGGATGTGCCGTAGCTGGCAAGCCTGGAATGTACATGAAGGTAACCAGCGTTCGTCCATGGATTGATAAAGTTCTGCAAAATCAAACTAATGTTGAAGAGCAACGCCTGTGTCCGGAAGCTAGGAAGAAAATTCCAACAGCAGTGGATGTcttaaataaaacaattaattaCTTAATAGACGAATTGAATGAGGTTCGTCGTATTAATAGACTTCAGCAATTTAGTGAACCGTGA
- the LOC126569613 gene encoding tektin-2, whose translation MANKAAVTFEKPLQHLSLTDWHSRLNQLKNVAYAQRSDAFELRHSARNLRNETRIETHWDTYHNNDRLSDRVAELDRWRETMRIMLRRIVDEIQALKEEKANTERDLDAHITPLTVVTECIGMRDCRLGSELTYDDGDTELKNELCIVENNQRLLRDQNQAAWEQHNRLQEVKFKLELDLSDKDEAQAIDSHQLQVDQHCGDVTFKTDPTRVPRDSCTYGNWLQYCEELVMLTENALSDSFSIRESLFATREKARNILRSQQDRTAHTLRKRIFETQRARNELEYQLGKMKEEMEKCVREIETLERAYDDKIEALKVVETRLENRAQRSGMELCIDDSYHGLCEEVQKLRDTIRTMRQKIDTTKTTYNGLRDHANKIDQDLQNKQHSLMTDIRALDLRGRLKTGEFGGLPTQTDRNIHLSRIEDEIPKT comes from the exons ATGGCTAACAAAGCAGCAGTTACGTTTGAGAAGCCCTTGCAGCATTTGAGTCTAACGGATTGGCACTCACGATTGAACCAGTTGAAAAATGTGGCTTATGCACAGCGGTCGGATGCATTTGAGTTGAGGCACAGCGCGCGCAACCTGCGCAATGAAACCCGAATCGAGACGCACTGGGACACATATCACAACAATGATCGGCTGTCGGATCGAGTGGCCGAATTGGATCGGTGGCGTGAAACGATGCGCATTATGTTACGCCGGATTGTTGACGAGATCCAAGCGCTCAAAGAGGAGAAGGCTAATACCGAACGGGATCTAGACGCACACATCACGCCTTTGACAGTGGTGACGGAGTGCATAGGTATGCGGGACTGTCGTTTAGGCTCGGAGCTAACatatgacgatggcgacaccGAGCTGAAGAACGAGCTGTGCATCGTGGAGAATAACCAGCGGTTGCTGCGCGACCAGAACCAGGCCGCCTGGGAGCAGCACAATCGATTGCAAGAGGTCAAGTTCAAGCTAGAGCTCGATCTGAGCGATAAGGATGAAGCCCAAGCGATCGATTCTCATCAACTGCAGGTGGACCAGCACTGCGGCGACGTTACCTTCAAGACGGATCCGACGCGCGTGCCCAGAGA CTCCTGTACGTACGGCAACTGGTTACAATATTGCGAGGAACTGGTAATGCTCACCGAGAATGCCCTTTCTGATTCATTCTCCATCCGCGAATCACTGTTTGCGACGCGTGAGAAAGCTCGCAACATACTTCGATCTCAGCAGGATCGTACAGCCCATACACTGCGGAAACGTATCTTCGAAACACAGAGGGCACGCAATGAACTTGAATATCAACTTGGAAAG ATGaaggaggaaatggaaaaatgtgtCCGAGAGATCGAAACACTTGAACGGGCTTATGACGATAAGATAGAAGCACTGAAGGTGGTAGAAACAAGGCTGGAGAATCGAGCTCAAAGGTCAGGTATGGAGCTTTGCATTGATGATTCTTACCATGGGCTATGCGAGGAAGTTCAGAAGCTACGCGATACAATCAGAACGATGCGACAGAAGATCGACACCACCAAAACAACATACAATGGGCTGCGAGATCACGCGAACAAGATCGATCAGGATCTGCAGAACAAACAGCATTCGCTGATGACCGACATTCGTGCATTGGATCTACGCGGGCGTCTCAAGACTGGCGAGTTCGGAGGGCTACCAACACAAACTGACCGTAATATTCATCTTTCACGCATTGAAGACGAAATTCCGAAAACATAA